From Desulfomicrobium apsheronum, the proteins below share one genomic window:
- a CDS encoding response regulator: MESSTKSKPSHRSILIIEDEEFIRLTVADHLKDSGHSVDEAPSGAEGLRMLDIDRHDTVLLDLRLGDMDGHSILAGIREKSSEIPVIIVSGAGDMHDVIKALRAGASDFLTKPILDFALLDLALEKAWERLDLLQERREYARELERRVLERTAELAETNRKLRESEALFRQLVENIKEIFWLQQLNPPRMLYVSKACEDILGVSEEVIMHDIRNLADRIHPDDRDRARHFYQLKTLEYSADEYFKFIRPDGEIRWLRSKIFPIADTEGVFTRVAGITEDITERVAAAEREKDNQRKLIQADKLISLGTLAAGVAHEINNPNHLLRLNAQALEQIWKLLREQLDESSPEIAAISIGGMSMGQLDTEIPRLLGGMIGASDRIRDIVQYMKDFARTDTQGFDVPVNVGDVLRAAISLLHNQLKNATDRLEVGIEEDLPPVKGRQQQLEQVFINLLMNAAEALPDKNAGIHVRLRRQSPHQLELTVHDEGTGISPQVMGHIFDPFFTTKRDCGGLGLGLAISKTIIDSHGGELCFEPVESGGTLARVTLPAMETGA; the protein is encoded by the coding sequence ATGGAGTCCAGCACCAAATCCAAGCCATCCCACCGATCCATTCTCATCATCGAGGACGAGGAGTTCATCCGCCTGACCGTCGCCGACCATCTCAAGGACAGCGGGCACAGCGTCGATGAGGCCCCGAGCGGAGCGGAAGGGCTGCGCATGCTCGATATCGACCGTCATGACACGGTTCTTCTTGATTTGCGACTCGGCGACATGGACGGGCATTCCATCCTGGCCGGAATCCGGGAAAAATCTTCCGAGATCCCGGTCATCATCGTTTCCGGAGCCGGGGACATGCACGACGTCATCAAGGCTCTGCGCGCCGGGGCGTCAGACTTTCTGACCAAGCCGATCCTCGATTTCGCCCTCCTCGACCTGGCCCTGGAAAAGGCCTGGGAACGCCTCGATCTGCTTCAGGAGCGCCGCGAATATGCGCGGGAACTGGAAAGACGGGTTCTCGAACGAACCGCCGAACTGGCCGAAACCAACCGCAAGCTCCGGGAAAGCGAAGCGCTTTTTCGCCAACTGGTCGAAAACATAAAAGAGATCTTTTGGCTCCAGCAGCTCAATCCCCCACGCATGCTCTATGTCAGCAAGGCCTGCGAAGACATTCTCGGCGTGTCCGAGGAAGTAATTATGCACGACATCAGGAATCTGGCCGACCGCATCCATCCCGATGACCGTGATCGCGCCCGGCACTTCTACCAGCTTAAAACTCTTGAATATTCCGCCGATGAATATTTCAAATTCATCAGGCCCGACGGAGAGATCCGCTGGCTTCGATCCAAGATATTCCCCATAGCCGACACCGAAGGGGTCTTCACCCGCGTCGCGGGCATCACCGAAGACATCACCGAGCGCGTCGCCGCTGCCGAGAGAGAAAAGGACAATCAGCGCAAGCTCATCCAGGCCGACAAGTTGATCTCACTCGGAACCCTGGCGGCCGGAGTGGCGCATGAGATCAACAACCCCAATCATCTTTTGCGATTGAACGCCCAGGCCCTGGAGCAGATCTGGAAGCTGCTCCGTGAACAGCTTGACGAGTCGAGCCCTGAAATAGCCGCCATATCCATCGGCGGCATGAGCATGGGGCAGCTCGACACGGAAATACCGCGCCTGCTGGGCGGCATGATCGGAGCTTCGGACCGTATCCGCGACATTGTCCAGTACATGAAGGATTTTGCCCGGACGGACACCCAGGGCTTCGACGTGCCGGTCAACGTGGGAGATGTCCTCCGCGCCGCCATTTCCCTGCTGCACAACCAGCTCAAGAACGCGACCGACCGCCTGGAAGTCGGCATCGAAGAGGATCTTCCTCCGGTGAAAGGCAGGCAACAACAGCTGGAACAGGTTTTCATCAATCTGCTCATGAACGCCGCCGAAGCCCTGCCGGACAAAAACGCAGGCATCCATGTCCGCTTGCGCAGGCAGAGTCCACACCAGCTGGAGCTGACAGTCCACGATGAAGGGACGGGAATTTCCCCGCAAGTGATGGGACACATCTTCGACCCCTTCTTCACCACCAAACGCGACTGCGGCGGGCTCGGACTCGGGCTTGCCATCAGCAAGACCATCATCGACTCCCACGGGGGGGAACTTTGCTTTGAACCTGTAGAAAGCGGAGGCACCCTGGCCCGGGTGACGCTTCCGGCAATGGAGACGGGAGCATGA
- a CDS encoding sigma 54-interacting transcriptional regulator, which produces MAIKLHLVFQDRVGIVADLSRRIADRKFNIVAMEVDRVDDLAHVYVEAEDRQPEALPTDLPEALGDIPGLLTSRAIDTLPQEEQARRLRVVLDNIADGVVAVDAAGRVTTINAAACQILNLDQDSVPGMDVRELELGDTAILDSLAGRESGDVKRTLVTPSGRFQYFATCRPIRDAQGHIIGAVEIAKDMQEIRMLARSISEPAQISFSDIVGQNQNINNLIGYAQLIAATDSIVCIRGASGTGKELFARAMHTASGRPGPFVPINCAALPEQLLESELFGYVGGAFTGGLRDGKPGLFEVAREGTVFLDEIGDMPLASQAKILRVMQDHCVRRIGGSREIPIRARIITATNGNLEKMVEEGSFRQDLYYRINVLPIHIPPLQERLDDLGLLAEHFLFTLASRMGRPVKAVTAKGLTKLRAHHWPGNVRELKNVVDRAAILCPAENIDERFLILAHELGDGIPGQTRQVQTADPGKPIKEQLDRLEKDILENTLTRAKSVRQAARTLGLSHTAILNKIKKHGLRVSRPLRVE; this is translated from the coding sequence ATGGCCATCAAGCTGCATCTCGTCTTTCAGGATCGCGTCGGCATCGTCGCCGACCTGTCCCGCCGCATCGCCGACCGCAAGTTCAATATCGTGGCCATGGAAGTGGACCGCGTGGACGATCTGGCCCATGTCTACGTGGAGGCGGAAGACCGGCAGCCCGAAGCCCTGCCCACGGACCTGCCCGAGGCTCTCGGGGACATCCCGGGCCTGCTCACCTCCCGCGCCATCGACACCCTGCCCCAGGAGGAACAGGCCAGGCGGCTGCGCGTGGTTCTGGACAACATCGCCGACGGCGTCGTGGCCGTGGACGCGGCAGGACGGGTCACGACCATCAACGCCGCGGCCTGCCAGATCCTGAACCTGGACCAGGACAGCGTGCCCGGCATGGACGTGCGCGAACTCGAACTCGGGGATACGGCCATTCTGGACAGCCTCGCCGGAAGAGAAAGCGGGGACGTAAAGCGCACCCTGGTCACGCCTTCGGGCCGCTTTCAGTATTTCGCCACCTGCCGCCCCATCCGCGACGCCCAGGGGCACATCATCGGGGCGGTGGAGATCGCCAAGGACATGCAGGAGATCCGCATGCTGGCCCGCAGCATCTCCGAGCCCGCCCAGATCAGCTTCTCGGACATCGTCGGGCAGAACCAGAACATCAACAACCTCATCGGCTACGCCCAGCTCATCGCGGCCACGGACTCCATCGTCTGCATTCGCGGCGCGTCCGGCACGGGCAAGGAGCTCTTCGCCCGGGCCATGCACACGGCAAGCGGACGACCCGGCCCCTTTGTGCCCATCAACTGCGCGGCCCTGCCCGAACAGCTGCTTGAAAGCGAGCTCTTCGGTTACGTGGGCGGAGCCTTCACCGGCGGCCTGAGGGACGGCAAGCCCGGCCTGTTCGAAGTCGCGAGGGAAGGCACCGTCTTTCTGGACGAGATCGGCGACATGCCACTGGCTTCCCAGGCCAAGATCCTGCGAGTCATGCAGGACCACTGCGTACGACGCATCGGAGGATCGCGGGAGATCCCCATTCGGGCACGGATCATTACCGCCACCAACGGCAATCTGGAGAAAATGGTCGAGGAAGGAAGCTTCCGGCAAGACCTGTACTACCGCATCAACGTCCTGCCCATCCATATCCCGCCCCTGCAGGAACGCCTGGACGACTTAGGCCTGCTGGCCGAACATTTCCTGTTCACCCTGGCCTCGCGCATGGGTCGTCCGGTCAAGGCCGTCACCGCCAAGGGCCTGACCAAGCTGCGCGCCCACCACTGGCCGGGGAACGTACGCGAACTCAAGAACGTGGTCGATCGCGCCGCCATCCTCTGTCCGGCGGAGAACATCGACGAACGCTTCCTGATCCTGGCCCACGAGCTTGGCGACGGCATCCCGGGCCAGACCCGGCAAGTCCAGACCGCCGATCCGGGCAAACCCATCAAGGAGCAGCTGGACCGCCTGGAAAAAGACATCCTTGAAAACACCCTGACCCGGGCCAAAAGCGTCCGCCAGGCCGCCCGAACCCTGGGCCTGTCCCACACTGCCATCCTGAACAAGATCAAGAAACACGGCCTGCGCGTGTCCAGGCCGCTGCGCGTCGAATAG
- a CDS encoding alpha-2-macroglobulin family protein: MSNPKNWIIALLLLVIAGQAWLLLDKDSSDEPKALSVIGVSLDSAMRTTLAVEFDQPVPDTVRAQAPPADIEPKAEGQWVWTNPYTLKFLAQTPLPLDMQYSLTLSPEVFPDEILNAERTRLIRTGSFAVQEMTVNELASEAGPDMVELEGRVVFNAPVDPTNLLAAMSLREADGAPVELSLLTQWRTTSFGFRSAPVRKDKAGRTLTLRLAPELTVAEKSLALGQEFRRDIELRLDPVLRVVGVSPKADKDQSRIDLEFSAPVSAAALRELLRIEPETRISVSAHGKTASLSGKLEPGSTCTVRIAKGLAAEDGAVLEAPFRQDLRMPDLPPSVDFSSAGMFLPRQGQGLLGVEYVNADTVELTVSRVFPNNLSTLFQDYGYSIFDSSAARDSVPYHLGSEIHRETFSVSSASNKVQERTLSMSELIPDKRPGLYKLGLSLPGDYRGATRWVLRTDIGLVAKEDGAGFLVWASSIGDLRALDGVELTLLSFRNQVLGTTRTNADGLARIPYAGHDDELGSPAMILARHGEDFSFIVLDRFRIDTTGLDVSGASISQAGLQAYIYGKRDIYRPGETLDAAVLVRDGRIGTPPDLPVTLEQRDPEGRLLRTLNLVLDRGMAGLSLDIPDWSLTGHYLLQALSGGQVIGSYAYQVEEFIPDRLSVEIASPQTRGEPGQLLPFEVVSRYLFGPAAAKLAVSVKARLLAADFAPKGFEAYSFGDPGKSFEPLPLLATEARLDADGRAAFDVSIPQDLTPPLALWAEFTGRVREQGGRGVTARKRIPVHAYTIYPGIKRPGSMELEPRKRAVFEFVTVSPEGKKSAHPELVATLFQDQWQTVMRRTQSGFSYESVRNPVEISTQRIAPGDGAGAFAVTPPDYGSYRVRLTDPASGAASELEFYCGGWGYSPWAVKNPARLELIPDKEGYLAGETASIQIRSPFAGKALITVEGRNVEHLEIVELNGNTGQLRIPVREDWQPNVHLTATLVRRATDITPGSAGRAFGATALFVDSLSNRMDLRVDAPEEVRPLTDLEIRVQAKPRSRLTVAVVDEGIMQLAGGKNPDPFAHFYAQRALDVISYDNFAFMFPHVGAARPLAGGGDDLGGASAFMRTEGIRRVKPVTFWSGVLDADHTGIVTHRVRLPDFQGALRIVAVGNEGKSFGTGTAMTRVRTPLVLTPTLPRFLSLGDEIEIPLTLRNDTPSGGSFRIDASVTGPATLGAMPGPLTLEPGQEDTVYLPLRCGTEEGKVTLSFIATGGGETATAGEELDQRSPLPVTRTMETTALDAASGEIGAPVPDSFLPGSVKRTVHLSTRPLMRYSGHLENLLGYPYGCAEQTVSKAFPLLHFGALARELAPGRFNAGGPAGLVQAAIRRLQTMQTPSGGYAFWPGGSDPDPWVSAYVCHFLLEARLAGHTIPERMLESAFYHLESLANPEPGSTPQKIEQAAYALYVLALGKKPNLGSQDYLRATFDKSLSGVARTLLAGAYLRTNNHGAGFALLHAAPAVDDERRESGGNLGSGLRDRALIALILLESVPDDPLLPELMTRISGELGRGEWHSTQETSLAFMALGKYLAALDDGRPFAGTLAWTDGAQTFGDTMLFMRENIPTAGALTLEKTPADRTVFATVLTSTTPKTAAHAAFSRGIEVDQTLLREDGQALVDNGVRQGDLIVMRTRVRSTSGRIDNVVVQSLLPAGLEVENPRLATTERLDWMAEEALMEGHQDLRDDRILVFTNLDGNGWKTRYSVLRAVTPGRFALPPVQAEAMYHPGLRGGGALEAITVQRETPVP, from the coding sequence ATGTCCAATCCCAAGAACTGGATCATCGCCCTGCTCCTTCTGGTCATCGCAGGCCAGGCCTGGCTGCTCCTGGACAAGGACTCAAGCGACGAGCCCAAGGCCCTGTCCGTGATCGGCGTCAGCCTCGACAGCGCCATGCGCACCACCCTGGCAGTGGAATTCGACCAGCCCGTTCCAGACACGGTCCGCGCGCAGGCGCCGCCGGCCGACATCGAGCCCAAGGCCGAGGGGCAATGGGTGTGGACCAATCCCTACACCCTGAAATTCCTGGCCCAGACGCCCCTGCCGCTGGACATGCAATACTCCCTGACCTTGAGCCCCGAAGTCTTTCCGGATGAAATCCTGAACGCGGAACGCACCCGGCTCATCCGCACCGGAAGCTTTGCCGTGCAGGAGATGACCGTGAACGAACTGGCCTCGGAAGCCGGGCCGGACATGGTCGAACTGGAGGGCCGCGTCGTCTTCAACGCGCCCGTGGACCCGACGAATCTGCTGGCGGCCATGAGCCTGCGCGAAGCTGATGGCGCCCCTGTCGAGCTTTCGCTTTTGACCCAGTGGCGCACGACCAGCTTCGGTTTTCGCAGCGCCCCCGTGCGCAAGGACAAGGCCGGACGCACCCTCACCCTGCGCCTGGCTCCTGAGCTGACCGTGGCCGAAAAGAGCCTGGCCCTCGGACAGGAATTCCGCCGGGACATCGAATTGCGCCTGGACCCGGTGCTGCGTGTCGTCGGCGTCAGCCCAAAGGCCGACAAGGACCAGTCGCGCATCGACCTCGAATTTTCCGCGCCCGTCAGCGCCGCCGCCCTGCGCGAGCTGCTGCGCATCGAACCCGAGACCCGAATTTCGGTCTCGGCCCACGGCAAGACTGCGTCCCTGAGCGGCAAGCTCGAACCCGGCAGCACCTGTACGGTCCGCATTGCCAAGGGCCTTGCGGCCGAAGACGGAGCCGTGCTTGAGGCTCCTTTCAGGCAGGATCTGCGCATGCCGGACCTGCCCCCGAGCGTGGACTTCTCTTCCGCCGGCATGTTTCTGCCGCGTCAGGGGCAAGGGCTCCTGGGGGTCGAATACGTCAACGCCGACACGGTGGAACTGACCGTGAGCCGGGTCTTCCCCAACAACCTGAGCACCCTCTTCCAGGACTACGGCTACTCCATCTTCGACAGCAGCGCCGCCCGGGACTCGGTGCCGTATCATCTGGGCAGCGAAATCCACCGCGAAACGTTCAGCGTAAGCTCCGCCTCCAACAAGGTGCAGGAGCGGACCCTGTCCATGTCCGAGCTCATCCCCGACAAGCGTCCGGGCCTCTACAAGCTTGGCCTCAGCCTGCCCGGGGACTATCGCGGCGCCACGCGCTGGGTTCTGCGTACGGACATAGGCCTGGTGGCCAAGGAGGACGGCGCGGGCTTTCTGGTCTGGGCCAGTTCCATCGGAGATCTGCGCGCCCTGGACGGCGTGGAACTGACGCTGCTGAGCTTCAGGAACCAGGTCCTCGGCACCACCCGCACCAACGCCGACGGCCTGGCGCGCATCCCCTACGCGGGGCATGACGACGAACTCGGCTCACCGGCCATGATCCTGGCCCGGCACGGCGAGGACTTCAGCTTCATCGTTCTGGACCGCTTCCGCATCGACACCACGGGGCTCGATGTCAGCGGCGCATCAATCAGCCAGGCCGGATTGCAGGCCTATATCTACGGCAAACGCGACATCTACCGCCCAGGCGAAACCCTGGACGCCGCCGTCCTGGTCCGTGACGGACGCATCGGCACTCCGCCCGATCTGCCCGTGACCCTGGAGCAGCGCGACCCCGAGGGGCGCCTGCTGCGCACCCTGAACCTGGTCCTGGACCGGGGCATGGCCGGACTGAGCCTGGACATCCCGGACTGGTCCCTGACCGGACACTACCTGCTGCAGGCCCTGAGCGGCGGGCAGGTCATCGGCTCCTACGCCTATCAGGTGGAGGAATTCATCCCCGACCGCCTGAGCGTCGAGATCGCCTCGCCCCAGACGCGGGGCGAACCGGGCCAGCTTCTGCCCTTCGAAGTCGTGTCGCGTTATCTCTTCGGACCTGCGGCCGCAAAACTGGCCGTCTCGGTCAAGGCGCGGCTGCTGGCCGCCGACTTCGCGCCCAAGGGCTTTGAGGCTTACAGCTTTGGCGATCCGGGCAAGAGCTTCGAGCCCCTGCCACTCCTTGCCACCGAAGCCCGCCTCGACGCCGACGGGCGGGCCGCCTTCGACGTGAGCATCCCGCAGGATCTGACCCCGCCGCTGGCGCTCTGGGCCGAGTTCACCGGCCGCGTGCGCGAACAGGGCGGACGCGGCGTGACCGCCAGAAAGCGCATCCCTGTGCACGCCTACACCATCTACCCCGGCATCAAGCGGCCAGGGTCCATGGAGCTTGAGCCGCGCAAACGGGCCGTGTTCGAGTTCGTGACGGTGAGCCCGGAAGGCAAGAAGAGCGCACATCCGGAGCTGGTCGCGACCCTCTTTCAGGACCAGTGGCAGACGGTCATGCGCAGGACGCAGTCCGGTTTCAGTTACGAATCCGTGCGCAACCCCGTGGAAATCTCGACCCAGCGCATCGCTCCGGGTGACGGCGCGGGCGCTTTCGCGGTCACGCCCCCGGATTACGGCTCCTACCGGGTGCGCCTGACCGACCCGGCCAGCGGCGCGGCTTCGGAGCTGGAATTCTACTGCGGCGGCTGGGGCTACTCGCCCTGGGCGGTCAAGAACCCGGCCCGTCTGGAACTGATTCCGGACAAGGAAGGATATCTGGCCGGGGAGACGGCCTCCATCCAGATCCGCTCCCCGTTCGCGGGCAAGGCGCTGATCACCGTCGAAGGCCGGAACGTGGAACATCTTGAAATCGTGGAGTTGAACGGAAACACCGGCCAGTTGCGCATCCCGGTGCGCGAGGACTGGCAACCCAACGTGCATCTCACGGCCACCCTGGTTCGCCGGGCCACGGACATCACGCCCGGCAGCGCGGGACGGGCCTTCGGGGCCACGGCCCTGTTCGTGGACAGCCTCTCGAACCGCATGGACCTGCGCGTTGACGCCCCGGAAGAGGTCCGGCCATTGACGGATCTTGAAATCCGGGTCCAGGCCAAACCCCGCTCGCGCCTGACCGTGGCCGTGGTCGACGAGGGCATCATGCAGCTGGCCGGGGGCAAAAACCCGGACCCCTTCGCCCATTTCTACGCCCAGCGCGCCCTGGACGTGATCAGCTACGACAACTTCGCCTTCATGTTCCCGCACGTGGGCGCAGCAAGGCCCCTGGCCGGCGGCGGCGACGATCTGGGCGGAGCCTCCGCCTTCATGCGCACCGAAGGCATCCGCCGGGTCAAGCCCGTGACTTTCTGGTCCGGAGTGCTCGACGCCGACCACACCGGAATCGTCACGCACCGCGTCCGCCTGCCCGATTTCCAGGGAGCGCTGCGCATCGTCGCCGTCGGCAACGAAGGCAAGAGCTTCGGCACGGGCACGGCCATGACCCGCGTGCGCACGCCGCTGGTTCTGACCCCGACCCTGCCCCGCTTTCTGTCCCTCGGGGACGAGATCGAGATCCCCCTGACCCTGCGCAACGACACACCCTCCGGCGGTTCCTTCCGCATCGACGCAAGCGTGACCGGACCGGCCACGCTTGGAGCCATGCCCGGCCCCCTGACCCTTGAACCCGGACAGGAGGATACCGTCTATCTGCCCCTGCGCTGCGGCACGGAGGAAGGCAAGGTCACCCTGAGCTTCATCGCCACGGGAGGCGGCGAGACCGCCACGGCCGGGGAAGAGCTCGATCAGCGCTCGCCCCTGCCCGTGACCCGAACCATGGAGACCACGGCCCTTGATGCGGCGTCGGGCGAAATCGGCGCGCCTGTGCCGGACAGCTTCCTGCCGGGCTCGGTCAAGCGCACGGTACACCTCTCCACCCGGCCGCTCATGCGCTACTCCGGGCATCTGGAGAATCTGCTCGGCTATCCTTACGGCTGCGCCGAGCAGACCGTGTCCAAAGCCTTTCCGCTGCTGCACTTCGGGGCCCTGGCCCGGGAACTGGCACCGGGACGCTTCAATGCCGGAGGTCCGGCCGGGCTGGTTCAGGCGGCCATCCGCCGCCTGCAGACCATGCAGACCCCGTCCGGCGGCTACGCCTTCTGGCCGGGAGGCAGCGATCCCGACCCGTGGGTCTCGGCCTATGTCTGCCACTTCCTGCTGGAAGCACGACTGGCCGGACACACGATCCCCGAGCGCATGCTCGAAAGCGCATTCTACCATCTTGAATCACTGGCCAATCCCGAACCGGGGAGCACGCCGCAAAAAATCGAACAGGCCGCCTACGCACTCTATGTCCTGGCGCTGGGCAAGAAGCCCAATCTTGGCAGTCAGGACTATCTGCGCGCGACCTTTGACAAGTCCCTGAGTGGCGTGGCCAGGACTCTTCTGGCCGGAGCCTATCTGCGGACAAACAACCACGGCGCGGGCTTTGCGCTCCTGCACGCGGCTCCGGCCGTCGACGACGAGCGCCGGGAGAGCGGGGGCAACCTTGGCTCGGGCCTGCGCGACCGGGCGCTCATCGCGCTCATTCTCCTTGAAAGCGTGCCCGACGATCCCCTGCTGCCGGAACTCATGACCCGGATTTCAGGGGAACTTGGCCGGGGCGAATGGCATTCGACCCAGGAGACGAGCCTGGCCTTCATGGCCCTCGGCAAATATCTGGCCGCCCTTGATGACGGACGTCCCTTCGCGGGCACCCTGGCCTGGACGGACGGAGCGCAGACCTTCGGGGACACGATGCTCTTCATGCGGGAGAACATCCCGACCGCAGGCGCGCTGACCCTTGAAAAAACGCCTGCCGACCGGACCGTCTTCGCCACCGTGCTGACCTCGACCACGCCGAAGACTGCGGCCCATGCCGCCTTCAGCCGGGGTATCGAGGTGGATCAGACGCTGCTGCGCGAAGACGGGCAGGCGCTGGTGGACAACGGCGTACGCCAGGGCGATCTGATCGTCATGCGCACCAGGGTGCGCAGCACCTCCGGGCGCATCGACAACGTGGTCGTGCAGAGCCTCCTGCCCGCAGGCCTGGAAGTGGAGAATCCGCGTCTGGCGACCACGGAGCGGCTGGACTGGATGGCGGAAGAAGCCCTCATGGAAGGCCATCAGGATCTGCGCGACGACCGCATCCTCGTCTTCACCAACCTTGATGGAAACGGCTGGAAGACACGCTACAGTGTGCTGAGGGCAGTAACTCCGGGCCGCTTCGCCCTGCCCCCCGTGCAGGCCGAGGCCATGTACCATCCCGGCCTGCGCGGCGGTGGCGCGCTTGAGGCCATCACCGTCCAGAGGGAAACGCCGGTCCCATGA
- the pbpC gene encoding penicillin-binding protein 1C, with the protein MSRLRWIAAAPWRKAAAILVLILGLLACLAMLLDRIFPFPVERLEAPAAVRVLDRDGKPLRFFLAADGMWRFPLTLSEVSPDLTAALIDSEDRHFHLHPGINPLSVLRALWVNVRHGRIISGASTIPMQVARLADPRPRTLGAKVVEALRALQLCWHYPKEKILFWYVNLAPFGSNVVGVGAAAWHYFGKAPDTLSLGEIALLSVLPRSPTRYNPIRNPGLAREVRDRVLDRFAAHGVFDPARVAESKTRPLPGRRVAVPQDAPHFSRWVRSRLPESPVILSSLDRRAQDITEALVKGRMDGLRRQAIGNAAAVVLDIKSRQILAYAGSADFWDDSRQGQVDNALSRRSPGSTLKPFLYALAFDQGHLVPDSMLLDVPTDFAGYVPENYGQNFQGLVSARTALATSLNVPAARLLNRCGLVPFHGLLREGGLSTLDRPASHYGLSMALGGCEVRLLELTNLYATLAAAGLHRPVSPLAGGPDQREKDVRLFSPEASAMTLGILATTRRPDLPDAWEFTLMAPKVAWKTGTSFGHRDAWAVGVSRDLAIGVWVGNPDGSQCMNISGARHAGPLLFDLFRALSPGTTRLPSFPTPALQRIQVCAVSRERPGPGCPLSTADAIAGVTMLPACGMHKEIFVSPGSGLRLHGDCLLMKDSRKETALIWPPELVAFRRAQGLSLPGLPGIDPDCPDVPDEGGPVIQSPSASTPYQARPDAPPEFQRLALSAAGAAGATVHYWYVDGRHVGRTAPETPCFVPLQSGTHEVVVTDDYGRSARTTFTVRRAAKAGLGSPDEP; encoded by the coding sequence ATGAGCAGACTCAGATGGATCGCGGCGGCTCCATGGCGCAAGGCCGCCGCGATCCTCGTTTTGATCCTGGGGCTCCTGGCCTGTCTGGCCATGCTCCTGGACCGCATCTTCCCCTTTCCCGTGGAGCGTCTTGAGGCCCCGGCCGCCGTCCGCGTTCTGGACCGGGACGGCAAGCCGCTGCGCTTCTTTCTGGCCGCCGACGGGATGTGGCGCTTCCCCCTGACCTTGAGCGAAGTCTCCCCGGACCTGACCGCGGCCCTCATTGATTCCGAGGACCGCCATTTCCACCTTCATCCGGGCATCAATCCGCTGTCCGTACTGCGCGCGCTCTGGGTCAATGTCCGGCACGGACGGATCATAAGCGGGGCCTCGACCATCCCCATGCAGGTCGCGCGCCTTGCCGACCCGCGCCCGCGCACGCTGGGGGCCAAGGTCGTGGAGGCGCTGCGCGCCCTGCAACTATGCTGGCATTATCCCAAGGAAAAGATTCTGTTCTGGTACGTCAACCTGGCGCCCTTCGGCTCCAACGTGGTCGGAGTAGGCGCCGCCGCCTGGCATTATTTCGGCAAGGCTCCGGACACCCTCTCCCTCGGGGAGATCGCCCTGCTCTCGGTCCTGCCGCGCTCGCCGACCCGCTACAACCCGATCCGAAACCCCGGCCTCGCGCGGGAGGTCCGGGACCGGGTCCTGGACCGCTTCGCCGCGCATGGCGTCTTCGATCCGGCGCGCGTGGCCGAGAGCAAGACCCGCCCGCTGCCCGGCCGCCGCGTAGCCGTGCCGCAGGACGCGCCGCATTTTAGCCGCTGGGTGCGTTCACGCCTTCCCGAATCGCCCGTGATCCTGAGCAGCCTGGACAGACGCGCCCAGGACATCACCGAGGCCCTGGTCAAGGGACGCATGGACGGTCTGCGTCGTCAGGCCATCGGCAACGCAGCGGCGGTGGTACTCGACATAAAAAGCCGCCAGATCCTGGCCTACGCCGGATCGGCGGACTTCTGGGATGATTCCCGGCAAGGGCAGGTCGACAATGCCCTGTCCAGGCGCTCGCCCGGATCGACCCTGAAACCCTTTCTCTACGCCCTGGCCTTCGACCAGGGGCACCTCGTGCCCGACTCCATGCTGCTCGACGTGCCCACGGATTTCGCAGGCTACGTCCCGGAAAACTACGGCCAGAATTTTCAGGGCCTGGTCAGCGCGCGCACGGCCCTGGCCACATCCCTCAATGTCCCGGCCGCGCGCCTGCTGAACCGCTGCGGGCTTGTCCCCTTCCACGGACTGTTGCGCGAGGGAGGCCTCTCCACCCTGGACAGACCTGCGAGCCACTACGGCTTGTCCATGGCCCTGGGCGGCTGCGAGGTGCGGCTGCTGGAGCTGACCAACCTGTACGCCACCCTGGCCGCGGCGGGGCTGCACCGTCCCGTTTCTCCCCTGGCCGGGGGCCCGGACCAGCGCGAAAAGGACGTCCGGCTTTTCTCCCCCGAAGCCTCGGCCATGACCCTTGGCATCCTGGCCACGACCAGAAGACCCGACCTGCCCGACGCCTGGGAGTTCACCCTCATGGCGCCCAAGGTCGCCTGGAAGACCGGGACATCGTTCGGACACCGCGACGCCTGGGCCGTGGGCGTGAGTCGCGACCTGGCCATCGGGGTCTGGGTCGGCAATCCTGATGGTTCGCAATGCATGAACATCTCGGGGGCGCGCCACGCCGGTCCCCTGCTCTTCGATCTCTTCCGGGCCCTCTCCCCCGGGACGACGCGCCTGCCCTCTTTCCCCACCCCCGCGCTGCAACGCATTCAGGTCTGCGCCGTCAGCAGGGAACGCCCCGGCCCCGGCTGTCCGCTCAGCACGGCCGACGCCATCGCCGGAGTGACCATGCTCCCGGCCTGCGGCATGCACAAAGAGATCTTCGTCAGTCCCGGGTCGGGCCTGCGTCTGCACGGGGATTGCCTGCTCATGAAGGACTCGCGAAAAGAGACCGCGCTGATCTGGCCCCCTGAGCTGGTGGCCTTTCGCCGCGCCCAGGGCCTCAGCCTGCCGGGGCTGCCGGGCATCGACCCCGACTGTCCGGACGTGCCGGATGAGGGCGGACCGGTCATCCAGTCCCCATCCGCGAGCACGCCCTACCAGGCCCGCCCCGACGCGCCCCCGGAGTTTCAGCGTCTGGCGCTGTCCGCGGCCGGGGCAGCGGGCGCGACGGTTCATTACTGGTATGTGGACGGTCGCCACGTGGGCCGAACCGCTCCCGAGACGCCCTGCTTCGTTCCCTTGCAGAGCGGCACGCACGAGGTCGTGGTCACCGACGATTACGGACGCAGCGCCCGCACGACCTTCACGGTGCGCCGGGCAGCCAAGGCTGGCCTTGGCAGCCCGGATGAGCCCTGA